The following are encoded together in the Blautia obeum ATCC 29174 genome:
- a CDS encoding IS1096 element passenger TnpR family protein: MEFYQLKITRKGTKPPVWRRCLVPADTDFAKLAAMLEDILEYADTENYEFEFFQKKLRLQNLEAQTAEATKGSYEYAEAKGRQIAELLDTEAWFTFRVKGMELPEYRTDIEKKITDEEKAGTPEILKETRSAEDDFWTADMQTKNTELEKKYGALGIADIVAKKVAEMEKKMEPEQQENSFSRNPKVRDYLNSYNKEDLIASAIELDIEIDGLSKEELAENITEKVLNPEIMKEIFLQADEWEIEAFDRATERKCFPATHKDWKELEWFSNKGYIVAYSDNYAEVPQEVISVYKQVNTPELQEKCRKLSWMRSCESMMGLIYAIAPLKIVYRMYRKRDGFRVSYEEFMDILNELAEKDGMCIVKGDKLIWKAVLQDNLYERIEEFQGERDFYIPTVDEILDYAKHGYPSQDVSYRKLSSFLRDELHLEEEKTEELLYIVYKEFSMDGMLSDIMEEFNKRDIVFDSDRQMERFAPIMMEVNNNTRMLDFRGYTPNEINRVSEQKTTPVAPAMQSFVPMGNLPTNNIVNMQPKKKIYPNDPCPCGSGKKYKKCCGRNK; the protein is encoded by the coding sequence ATGGAATTCTATCAGTTAAAAATTACAAGAAAAGGAACAAAACCTCCGGTATGGAGACGCTGTCTGGTACCGGCAGACACAGACTTTGCGAAACTTGCTGCAATGTTGGAAGACATTCTGGAATATGCAGACACTGAGAACTATGAATTTGAATTTTTCCAGAAAAAACTCAGACTGCAGAACCTGGAGGCACAGACTGCAGAGGCTACAAAAGGCAGCTATGAATATGCAGAAGCAAAAGGCAGACAGATAGCAGAACTTCTGGATACAGAGGCATGGTTTACTTTCAGAGTAAAAGGAATGGAGCTTCCGGAATATCGTACTGATATTGAAAAGAAAATAACAGATGAAGAAAAAGCAGGAACTCCTGAGATTCTTAAAGAAACCAGAAGTGCAGAAGATGATTTCTGGACAGCAGATATGCAGACGAAGAATACAGAGCTGGAAAAGAAATATGGTGCTCTTGGAATTGCTGATATAGTTGCCAAAAAGGTTGCCGAAATGGAAAAGAAGATGGAACCTGAACAGCAGGAAAATTCGTTCAGTAGAAATCCAAAAGTCAGAGATTACCTGAATTCTTATAATAAGGAAGATCTTATTGCCAGTGCAATTGAGCTGGATATTGAAATTGATGGTTTAAGTAAAGAAGAACTTGCAGAAAACATTACAGAAAAAGTTTTGAATCCGGAAATCATGAAGGAGATTTTTCTTCAGGCAGATGAATGGGAAATTGAAGCATTTGATCGTGCAACTGAGAGAAAATGTTTTCCGGCTACTCATAAAGACTGGAAAGAACTGGAATGGTTCAGTAATAAAGGATATATCGTAGCTTATAGTGATAATTATGCAGAAGTGCCGCAGGAGGTAATTTCTGTTTATAAACAGGTGAATACCCCTGAATTACAGGAAAAATGCCGCAAACTCAGCTGGATGCGTTCCTGTGAAAGTATGATGGGACTGATTTATGCAATCGCGCCGCTTAAGATCGTGTATCGCATGTACCGTAAACGTGATGGCTTCAGAGTGAGCTATGAAGAATTTATGGATATTCTGAACGAACTTGCTGAAAAAGATGGTATGTGTATCGTAAAAGGAGATAAACTGATCTGGAAAGCTGTGTTACAGGATAATCTTTATGAGAGAATTGAAGAATTTCAGGGAGAAAGAGATTTCTATATTCCGACGGTAGATGAAATTCTGGATTATGCAAAACATGGATATCCTTCTCAGGATGTTTCTTATCGCAAATTATCGTCCTTCCTGAGAGATGAACTCCATCTTGAGGAAGAAAAGACAGAAGAACTTCTTTACATTGTATACAAAGAGTTTTCTATGGACGGGATGCTTTCTGATATCATGGAAGAATTCAATAAACGTGATATTGTTTTTGACTCTGATCGCCAGATGGAACGTTTTGCTCCAATTATGATGGAAGTAAACAATAACACAAGAATGCTTGATTTCCGTGGATATACGCCAAATGAGATCAACCGTGTATCTGAGCAGAAGACAACACCGGTAGCACCGGCAATGCAGTCTTTTGTTCCGATGGGAAATCTTCCGACAAACAATATAGTAAATATGCAGCCGAAAAAGAAAATTTACCCGAATGATCCATGTCCGTGTGGAAGTGGTAAAAAATATAAAAAATGCTGCGGAAGAAATAAATAA
- a CDS encoding alpha/beta hydrolase yields the protein MQTILHALSYGNIEVEASRRLADIKRLDAMRIFVKKLDTKVYNGTYEVPVRLYFPSEEAMSGEPVEGEKYPVLLFFHGGGWVTESVENYDRVCSRMAQSTGHIVMSVEYRLAPEYRFPVPLEDCYAAAKALYTGHLVLPADPDRITIIGDSAGGNLAAAVCLKARDTGEFIPKKQILIYPALNNCYTEGSPYKSVQENGEGYLLTAVKMEDYLKLYESSPEDRQNPYFAPILEKDLSHMPETLILTAEFDPLRDEGEEYGKRLKEANNYVEIHRIPDALHGYFALGIRFLHVQESFEIMNRFLNKS from the coding sequence ATGCAGACAATTCTGCACGCATTATCCTATGGAAATATAGAGGTGGAGGCATCGCGACGGCTGGCAGATATTAAGAGGCTGGATGCGATGAGGATATTTGTGAAAAAGCTGGATACGAAAGTATATAATGGAACTTATGAAGTGCCTGTGCGGCTGTATTTCCCGAGCGAGGAAGCCATGAGCGGCGAGCCTGTAGAGGGAGAAAAATATCCTGTGCTGCTCTTTTTTCATGGTGGTGGCTGGGTGACGGAAAGTGTGGAGAATTATGATCGCGTGTGCAGCAGAATGGCGCAGTCTACAGGTCATATCGTGATGTCTGTGGAGTATCGCCTTGCACCGGAATATCGTTTCCCGGTTCCGCTGGAAGACTGTTATGCAGCGGCAAAAGCACTTTATACGGGACATCTGGTCCTTCCCGCTGATCCGGACAGGATCACGATCATTGGCGACAGTGCCGGGGGTAATCTGGCAGCGGCTGTATGTCTCAAAGCACGGGATACCGGAGAGTTTATACCGAAGAAGCAGATACTGATCTATCCGGCACTGAACAACTGCTATACAGAAGGATCTCCTTATAAATCCGTACAGGAAAACGGCGAAGGATACCTTCTCACAGCAGTAAAAATGGAGGACTATCTTAAATTATATGAGAGCAGTCCTGAGGACAGACAGAATCCTTACTTCGCACCGATCCTTGAAAAAGACCTTTCACATATGCCGGAAACACTGATTCTTACAGCGGAATTTGACCCACTTCGGGATGAAGGCGAAGAGTATGGGAAACGTCTGAAAGAAGCAAATAATTATGTGGAAATACATAGGATTCCGGATGCGCTTCATGGATATTTTGCACTTGGGATCCGGTTTCTGCATGTACAGGAAAGTTTTGAGATCATGAATCGTTTTTTGAACAAAAGTTGA